From one Candidatus Aegiribacteria sp. genomic stretch:
- a CDS encoding radical SAM protein, giving the protein MKLIGILSSLLSVRQPSFVILFVTARCNAKCSFCFYGDNIARSQHDKELTINEFRAISKTAGSVPYLLISGGEPVLRDDLTEIIECFVENAGSRFVTVPSNGLSPDRTADLFHYLTDHYPETHFRASLSLDYMDERHDVLRGVKGCVDSVVETANRIAQLRESRTNLSMDLVTVFINQTAGDLALLREFAQTEIRPNNHELHLLRPDVPGEVPDQVDIDLFLRELEIFGKNARTSETRTLSPVFRGINNTFLHSMSRLCRGKWIGPCMAGRKFTVINEFGKVRLCELRNELLGDLRENGYDLLEILHSKKSVETVRKMNKGRCTCTWECAMSANIIYNAMFYPEILFRSVREVFTRRISQ; this is encoded by the coding sequence TTGAAGTTAATCGGCATATTATCCAGCCTGCTGAGTGTAAGGCAGCCTTCCTTTGTAATTCTTTTCGTTACAGCTCGATGCAACGCAAAATGCTCTTTCTGTTTTTACGGGGATAATATTGCGCGGTCACAGCATGATAAAGAACTTACTATCAATGAATTCAGAGCCATTTCGAAAACAGCTGGATCTGTTCCTTACCTGCTTATTTCAGGAGGGGAACCCGTCCTGAGAGACGATCTGACAGAAATTATCGAATGTTTCGTGGAAAACGCTGGATCAAGATTTGTAACTGTACCCTCCAATGGTCTCTCTCCGGACAGAACTGCTGATCTGTTCCACTATCTCACTGACCATTATCCTGAAACTCATTTCAGAGCCTCTCTGAGTTTGGATTATATGGATGAGCGCCATGATGTTCTTCGAGGAGTGAAGGGGTGTGTCGATTCCGTCGTTGAAACTGCCAATAGAATAGCACAGCTGAGGGAAAGCAGGACAAACCTGTCAATGGATCTGGTCACGGTATTCATCAATCAGACCGCCGGAGATCTTGCACTTCTCAGGGAATTCGCTCAGACTGAGATTCGCCCGAATAACCATGAACTTCACCTGCTGAGACCAGACGTGCCCGGAGAGGTTCCCGACCAGGTCGACATTGATCTTTTTCTGAGGGAACTTGAAATATTCGGGAAGAACGCCAGAACATCGGAGACAAGAACTCTTAGCCCTGTTTTCCGGGGGATTAACAATACATTCCTTCATTCCATGAGCAGACTCTGCAGGGGGAAATGGATAGGTCCATGCATGGCGGGAAGAAAATTCACTGTCATCAATGAATTCGGGAAGGTGAGGTTATGCGAATTGAGAAACGAGCTTCTGGGAGACTTGAGGGAAAACGGGTATGATCTGCTGGAGATACTTCATTCAAAGAAGTCCGTTGAGACAGTGAGGAAGATGAACAAAGGAAGATGCACCTGTACATGGGAATGTGCTATGTCAGCGAATATTATTTACAATGCGATGTTCTATCCTGAGATTCTGTTCAGAAGTGTTCGGGAAGTCTTTACGCGAAGAATTTCTCAATGA
- a CDS encoding B12-binding domain-containing radical SAM protein, translating into MKVVLIKPPVVNFRNSPFGSVPGVPTNMAYLAAVLRETGHHIAVVDAYGLAPHRFTEYRGKFEIRGLLPHEIVECIPEGVDVLGVSVHCTLEHSICISIIEECVKAFPGVTIVVGGYHTTFTVDPFLEAGADYVLQGEGEHRFPALLRLIESGCEFEYDGIHGHGYNRDREPEVCPIEDFPFGFFDPLPLETYWKLRYAHGPVQSDRYLSIFTSRGCPYNCAFCQTPQMWGLKWMAKSPGRIVDEMDYYHSRYGVSDFHIQDENFSLSRDRTRKFALELLNRKRHYRYCFPSGVKAETLGREELELLRSTGCYYLCISPESASAKVLKAMNKPVDLDHMVNTVRWCNELGIRINSNFVLGFPGEEKIDRKMTYRFVRKLTRLGLDEIITFMLTPLPKTQMAYLMPKGLEFEEINFSPTWRENYKLITRARLWIYLQFFVIKLLYHPEKILENILCVIRRKFQLKGDMTVYRLLVDLWDRHIRPLLHEDNPEITDIPKFYPPAERNLHGK; encoded by the coding sequence ATGAAGGTAGTCCTTATAAAACCACCTGTGGTTAATTTCCGTAACAGCCCCTTTGGCTCTGTTCCTGGAGTTCCCACGAACATGGCCTACCTGGCTGCAGTTCTTCGTGAAACAGGACATCATATTGCAGTGGTTGATGCGTACGGACTGGCTCCGCACAGGTTTACAGAGTACAGGGGAAAATTCGAGATTCGAGGCCTGCTCCCGCATGAGATTGTTGAATGTATTCCCGAAGGTGTTGATGTTCTGGGAGTATCCGTTCACTGCACCCTTGAACACAGTATATGTATCAGCATAATTGAAGAATGCGTAAAGGCGTTTCCGGGTGTTACTATTGTTGTTGGTGGATACCATACAACATTTACTGTGGATCCTTTTCTGGAAGCAGGTGCTGACTATGTGCTTCAGGGTGAGGGTGAACACAGATTTCCAGCTCTCCTCAGATTAATTGAATCCGGTTGTGAGTTTGAATATGACGGCATTCATGGCCACGGATACAACAGGGATAGAGAACCAGAAGTATGCCCTATTGAAGATTTCCCTTTCGGATTTTTCGACCCCCTTCCTCTTGAAACGTACTGGAAACTAAGGTACGCACACGGTCCTGTTCAATCTGACAGATATCTCAGTATTTTCACGAGCAGAGGCTGTCCTTACAATTGCGCCTTCTGTCAGACCCCTCAGATGTGGGGTTTGAAATGGATGGCTAAAAGTCCGGGCAGGATAGTTGATGAGATGGATTACTATCATTCGCGATATGGAGTGAGTGATTTTCACATACAGGACGAAAATTTCTCTCTGTCCAGGGATAGAACACGCAAATTCGCTCTTGAACTTCTTAATCGGAAAAGGCATTACAGGTATTGTTTTCCTTCCGGTGTGAAGGCGGAAACTCTCGGCAGAGAGGAGCTCGAACTGCTTCGATCGACCGGCTGCTACTATTTGTGCATTTCTCCTGAATCAGCTTCGGCAAAAGTACTGAAAGCAATGAACAAACCGGTTGACCTTGATCATATGGTAAATACTGTAAGGTGGTGCAATGAGCTTGGCATAAGGATTAATAGCAATTTCGTTCTTGGTTTTCCCGGAGAAGAAAAAATCGACAGAAAAATGACCTACCGCTTTGTCCGCAAGCTCACCAGACTTGGACTTGATGAGATAATCACCTTCATGCTCACTCCTCTTCCTAAAACACAGATGGCATATCTCATGCCTAAGGGACTGGAATTTGAGGAGATTAATTTCTCGCCAACCTGGCGTGAGAATTACAAACTGATTACCCGCGCCAGATTATGGATATATCTGCAGTTTTTTGTAATTAAACTGCTTTATCATCCTGAGAAGATACTGGAAAACATTCTGTGTGTTATTCGGCGTAAATTCCAACTTAAGGGTGATATGACAGTATACAGATTACTTGTGGATTTGTGGGATCGGCACATCCGTCCGCTGTTGCATGAGGATAATCCCGAGATAACCGACATTCCGAAGTTTTACCCTCCGGCAGAAAGAAACTTGCATGGGAAATGA
- a CDS encoding glycosyltransferase, giving the protein MKVVQEIKKDKTSLQVSVIIPVYNAANTLRQCIESVLSQTSIPAEIIAVDDKSEDDSAEIVRKYKEITLISTEKNSGPAVARNLGAARCSSEIILFIDADVVLPEDLISHLLINFVENREITAVQTLYHPICPAEDSVSRYQNFYYYFYASRCNPEESAVFSTYCVGVKREIFLLLGGFDTSIPEPTVEDEEFGYHLVDEGGSILLNRSLQVKHLAEYSLKQFFRRRIRMSSAQIKNGLRKFRSRLIGRYASVRNSGTHHNPVVILSIFLVWTAVLTLLSGVITALCGSGWLHGSILAVTVILILTILLNSPFLIASRKLFGFVTMLRFSGMILVDMIALGAGIIKGTAQYITGRKY; this is encoded by the coding sequence ATGAAAGTAGTACAGGAAATCAAGAAAGATAAAACATCCCTGCAGGTATCTGTAATCATTCCGGTATACAATGCAGCCAATACGCTTCGGCAATGCATTGAATCTGTGCTCTCCCAGACTTCCATCCCGGCAGAAATCATCGCAGTTGATGATAAATCTGAGGACGATTCCGCCGAAATAGTGCGTAAATACAAGGAAATTACTCTTATCTCGACTGAAAAGAACTCAGGTCCTGCTGTCGCAAGAAATCTGGGTGCTGCAAGATGCTCTAGCGAGATAATTCTTTTTATAGACGCGGATGTTGTACTCCCTGAAGACTTAATTTCTCATTTGTTGATCAATTTCGTGGAAAACAGGGAAATAACTGCCGTGCAGACGCTCTATCACCCGATATGTCCGGCTGAAGATTCGGTTTCCAGATATCAGAATTTCTACTACTATTTTTACGCTTCCAGGTGCAACCCTGAGGAATCGGCAGTCTTCTCCACATACTGTGTCGGAGTCAAAAGGGAAATATTTCTTCTTCTGGGAGGATTTGATACTTCTATTCCTGAACCTACTGTTGAAGATGAAGAATTCGGCTATCATCTTGTGGATGAGGGAGGAAGCATACTTCTGAATAGATCGTTGCAGGTTAAGCATCTGGCTGAATACTCGCTTAAGCAGTTTTTCAGAAGGCGTATCAGAATGTCCAGTGCTCAGATTAAGAATGGTCTGAGGAAATTCAGATCAAGGTTGATTGGTAGATACGCTTCAGTGAGGAACAGCGGCACGCATCACAATCCTGTTGTCATATTAAGCATCTTCCTTGTCTGGACGGCAGTTCTGACCCTTCTGTCAGGAGTCATTACCGCGCTGTGTGGTTCGGGCTGGCTCCATGGATCGATTCTTGCTGTGACAGTAATACTCATTCTGACCATTTTGCTCAACAGTCCATTTCTTATAGCTTCACGAAAGCTGTTCGGGTTCGTAACCATGTTAAGGTTCTCTGGGATGATACTCGTTGATATGATTGCCCTCGGAGCAGGGATTATAAAAGGAACAGCACAGTATATCACCGGGCGAAAATACTGA